From the genome of Dehalococcoidia bacterium:
TTTGTAGCGAAGTTGAAAGGCATCCGCAGAAGTCCAAAGCACCGTATTATCAGTCGAAGCTCCTGCAATCAAAACCGTATCGCAATTCATTGTACGTAAAACATAGTCAAGATCATTGTAAGAAAACCCACTTAAGTATCTCTTGTAAACGATGGTGTCATTATCTACGGGTTGAAGCTCAGGAATAACATCTACGGCATCAGTCTTTTCCTTCATTAAAACCTTATCCCAATCCCCAACATTATCGCTTTTCCGCCTCAGGGAATTAACATGGATGACCGGCGCACCTGCTGCATGTGCCGCATCTTTTAATTCCTTAACTTTTGCTACCATTTCATAACCATAGCTTCCCGGTTCCCAACCGTAACCTTTGGCCATATCTAAAATTATTACTGCCGTTTTCATTATTTCACTCCCGAGTCAATTCTCGAAATTTCTCAATCATTTCAATATGCTGATCAACGTGTGTTAGCCCTGAGTGGAGAGAATTCGCTGCAATATGAGTCGCCCCCCATTCAGA
Proteins encoded in this window:
- a CDS encoding cysteine hydrolase — encoded protein: MKTAVIILDMAKGYGWEPGSYGYEMVAKVKELKDAAHAAGAPVIHVNSLRRKSDNVGDWDKVLMKEKTDAVDVIPELQPVDNDTIVYKRYLSGFSYNDLDYVLRTMNCDTVLIAGASTDNTVLWTSADAFQLRYKVIVVEDCTMVHRENEPLEVKEYALRIIRNVLHSQVMPLADAIQDYIKPMAK